Proteins from a genomic interval of Microbacterium phyllosphaerae:
- the mmsA gene encoding multiple monosaccharide ABC transporter ATP-binding protein has protein sequence MRSITKEFPGVKALSDVSITVRAGEIHAICGENGAGKSTLMKVLSGVYPYGTYEGEILLYGEEQRYRDIAASEQAGIAIIHQELALIPELSITENIFLGNEIRSFGRIDWRAQRQRTVELLARVGLREDPDVAIKTLGVGKQQLIEIAKALNKDVKLLILDEPTAALNENDSQHLLDLILGLKAKGIASIMISHKLNEIEQIADEITIIRDGRTVETLDISRGEINEDRIIRGMVGRSLESRYPDRTPEIGEVFFEVKDWWVQHPTVSERMVVKGSNLNVRRGEVVGIAGLMGAGRTEFMMSLFGRSYGTFLGGQVFKDGQEISMPDVSSAIKHGLAYVSEDRKVLGLNLLDTIKRSVVAAKLSKISRRGVVDERQEFVVAEQYRKALRIKTPSVEEGVGKLSGGNQQKVVLARWMFTDPDLLILDEPTRGIDVGAKYEIYAIINELASQGKGVIVISSELPELLGISDRIYTVFEGRVTDCIPADQATPEALMRSMTSANQKASA, from the coding sequence ATGCGCAGCATCACCAAGGAGTTCCCGGGTGTCAAAGCGCTGTCCGACGTGTCCATCACCGTCCGCGCAGGAGAGATCCACGCGATCTGCGGGGAGAACGGCGCGGGGAAGTCGACCCTGATGAAGGTCCTCTCCGGCGTCTACCCCTACGGCACGTACGAGGGGGAGATCCTGCTCTACGGCGAGGAGCAGCGCTACCGCGACATCGCGGCCAGCGAGCAGGCCGGGATCGCGATCATCCACCAGGAGCTCGCGCTGATCCCCGAGCTCTCGATCACCGAGAACATCTTCCTCGGCAACGAGATCCGCAGCTTCGGCCGTATCGACTGGCGCGCGCAGCGTCAGCGCACCGTCGAGCTGCTGGCCCGCGTCGGTCTGCGCGAAGACCCCGATGTGGCGATCAAGACCCTCGGTGTCGGCAAGCAGCAGCTGATCGAGATCGCGAAGGCGCTCAACAAGGACGTCAAGCTGCTGATCCTCGACGAGCCGACCGCGGCGCTGAACGAGAACGACTCGCAGCACCTGCTCGACCTGATCCTGGGGCTCAAGGCCAAGGGGATCGCGTCGATCATGATCAGCCACAAGCTCAACGAGATCGAGCAGATCGCCGACGAGATCACGATCATCCGCGACGGCCGTACGGTCGAGACGCTCGACATCTCGCGCGGCGAGATCAACGAGGACCGCATCATCCGCGGCATGGTCGGCCGGTCGCTCGAGAGTCGCTACCCCGACCGCACCCCTGAGATCGGCGAAGTGTTCTTCGAGGTCAAGGACTGGTGGGTGCAGCACCCCACGGTCTCCGAGCGCATGGTCGTCAAGGGCTCGAACCTCAACGTGCGCCGAGGCGAGGTCGTCGGCATCGCCGGGCTCATGGGCGCCGGTCGCACCGAGTTCATGATGAGCCTCTTCGGCCGTTCCTACGGCACCTTCCTGGGCGGACAGGTCTTCAAGGACGGACAGGAGATCTCGATGCCCGACGTCTCCTCCGCGATCAAGCACGGACTCGCGTACGTCAGCGAGGACCGCAAGGTGCTCGGGCTCAACCTGCTCGACACGATCAAGCGCTCGGTCGTGGCGGCGAAGCTGTCGAAGATCTCGCGCCGAGGCGTCGTCGATGAGCGGCAGGAGTTCGTGGTCGCGGAGCAGTACCGCAAGGCGCTGCGCATCAAGACGCCGAGCGTCGAAGAGGGAGTCGGCAAGCTCTCGGGCGGAAACCAGCAGAAGGTCGTGCTGGCGCGGTGGATGTTCACCGATCCCGATCTGCTGATCCTCGACGAACCCACCCGTGGCATCGACGTCGGAGCGAAGTACGAGATCTACGCGATCATCAACGAGCTCGCCTCCCAGGGCAAGGGCGTCATCGTGATCTCCAGCGAGCTGCCCGAGCTCCTCGGCATCTCCGACCGCATCTACACCGTCTTCGAAGGTCGGGTCACCGACTGCATCCCGGCCGACCAGGCGACACCCGAGGCCCTCATGCGCAGCATGACCTCCGCGAACCAGAAAGCATCAGCATGA
- a CDS encoding MFS transporter has product MPSLGELIAPRRMGRDFRWLLASSWTSNVGDGVALAAAPLLIASMTSSPILVAAGAILQFLPWLLFGLHAGAIADRFDRRRLVIVANAARAVVLAGLCAFLLTGTANIWIVLATAFLYGTAEVFVDTAGSTLLPMLVKPADLGIGNARLQAGYLVANQFAGPPLGAFLFAAGSAWPFLLEILCVLLAVVLISRMARTPVPPRSAGAGERSHVHTDIGEGLRWLWQNPPVRMLVLIILVFNVTWAAPWGVLVLYATEHLNMGAVGYGALTTASAAGGLLATLCFGWLERHVSFATLMRVVLSLEVLMHLAFALTTAGWVALVIMFVFGAYAFVWGTISTTVRQRLVPAELQGRVASVNMVGVFGGMVIGQALGGVIAEIWGLTAPWWFAFVGAALTLLLVWKPISQIVSAKPVSDTQAIETQSNEP; this is encoded by the coding sequence ATGCCCTCCCTCGGTGAACTGATCGCACCACGGCGCATGGGCAGGGATTTCCGCTGGCTGCTCGCGTCATCGTGGACGAGCAACGTCGGAGACGGTGTCGCGCTCGCGGCCGCTCCCCTGCTCATCGCGTCGATGACGTCGTCGCCGATCCTCGTCGCGGCCGGTGCCATCCTGCAGTTCCTCCCCTGGCTGCTCTTCGGTCTGCATGCGGGGGCGATCGCCGATCGGTTCGACCGTCGCCGACTCGTCATCGTCGCCAACGCGGCGCGTGCGGTCGTGCTCGCGGGTCTCTGCGCGTTCCTCCTCACCGGCACCGCGAACATCTGGATCGTGCTCGCCACGGCCTTCCTCTACGGCACCGCCGAGGTGTTCGTCGACACGGCGGGCAGCACTCTGCTGCCGATGCTCGTGAAGCCCGCCGACCTCGGCATCGGCAACGCCCGTCTGCAGGCCGGCTACCTCGTCGCGAACCAGTTCGCCGGTCCTCCGCTCGGGGCCTTCCTCTTCGCCGCGGGATCGGCCTGGCCGTTCCTGCTCGAGATCCTCTGCGTCCTGCTCGCGGTCGTGCTGATCTCGCGCATGGCGCGCACTCCCGTGCCTCCGCGGTCGGCGGGCGCGGGCGAGAGGTCGCATGTGCACACCGACATCGGCGAGGGGCTCCGCTGGCTGTGGCAGAACCCGCCGGTGCGGATGCTCGTGCTCATCATCCTGGTCTTCAACGTGACGTGGGCGGCCCCCTGGGGCGTGCTCGTGCTCTACGCCACGGAGCACCTGAACATGGGCGCCGTCGGGTACGGCGCGCTGACGACGGCATCCGCCGCGGGCGGCCTGCTCGCCACCCTGTGCTTCGGGTGGCTCGAACGCCACGTATCGTTCGCGACGCTCATGCGGGTGGTGCTGTCGCTCGAGGTGCTGATGCACCTGGCCTTCGCCCTCACGACCGCCGGGTGGGTGGCGCTCGTGATCATGTTCGTGTTCGGCGCCTACGCGTTCGTCTGGGGAACGATCTCGACCACGGTGCGACAGCGTCTGGTGCCGGCCGAGCTCCAGGGCAGGGTCGCCTCGGTCAACATGGTCGGGGTCTTCGGCGGCATGGTGATCGGCCAGGCGCTCGGCGGTGTGATCGCCGAGATCTGGGGACTCACCGCCCCCTGGTGGTTCGCGTTCGTCGGCGCCGCGCTCACGCTGCTGCTCGTCTGGAAGCCGATCTCGCAGATCGTCTCGGCGAAGCCGGTGTCCGACACGCAGGCGATCGAGACTCAGTCGAACGAGCCGTAG
- a CDS encoding LacI family DNA-binding transcriptional regulator has protein sequence MSTASERARMPSIRDVARLAGVSHQTVSRVLNDHPSIRPETKAKVLDAIAVLDYRPNLAARALVTSKSNMLGILAATVGEFGPTSSIVGIEDAAREEGYSVSTLNLSATTPEAIGNALRQLAREQVDGIVVLAPQVRAFHVLRGMAVEIPFVSLQTASGSDGVSLSADQVAGARTATEHLIGLGHSDIIHIAGPQDWIEAESRMRGYLDALREADLPTFPPIRGDWTADFGYFAGQELSRRRDFTAVFVANDQMAIGLLHGFRDAGIRVPEDVSVVGFDDIPVAAHVAPTLSTVHQDFPELGRRAVRLLLAQIRGERVPEFGPLQTTLRTRESSAPR, from the coding sequence ATGTCGACCGCCTCTGAGCGCGCGCGGATGCCGAGCATCCGCGACGTCGCCCGTCTCGCAGGCGTCTCGCATCAGACGGTCTCGCGCGTGCTGAACGACCACCCCAGCATCCGCCCCGAGACCAAGGCCAAGGTCCTCGACGCGATCGCGGTGCTCGACTATCGGCCCAACCTCGCGGCCAGGGCGCTGGTGACGAGCAAGTCGAACATGCTCGGCATCCTGGCGGCGACCGTGGGTGAGTTCGGTCCCACCTCGTCGATCGTCGGCATCGAGGACGCCGCCCGCGAGGAGGGCTATTCGGTCTCGACGCTGAATCTCTCGGCGACGACTCCGGAGGCCATCGGCAATGCGCTGCGTCAGCTGGCCCGCGAGCAGGTCGACGGCATCGTCGTGCTGGCCCCGCAGGTGCGGGCGTTCCACGTGCTGCGCGGGATGGCGGTCGAGATCCCGTTCGTCTCGCTGCAGACGGCATCCGGCTCCGACGGGGTGAGCCTGTCCGCCGACCAGGTCGCCGGTGCGCGCACGGCCACCGAGCACCTGATCGGTCTCGGGCACAGCGACATCATCCACATCGCCGGTCCGCAGGACTGGATCGAGGCGGAGTCTCGCATGCGCGGGTACCTGGATGCTCTGCGCGAGGCCGACCTGCCGACCTTCCCGCCCATCCGGGGAGACTGGACGGCGGACTTCGGCTACTTCGCGGGGCAGGAGCTGTCTCGTCGCCGCGACTTCACCGCGGTGTTCGTCGCGAACGACCAGATGGCGATCGGTCTGCTGCACGGGTTCCGCGACGCCGGCATCCGCGTGCCGGAGGATGTGAGCGTCGTCGGGTTCGACGACATCCCGGTCGCCGCCCACGTCGCGCCGACCCTGAGCACGGTGCATCAGGACTTCCCCGAGCTGGGTCGCAGGGCCGTGCGCCTGCTCCTCGCGCAGATCAGAGGAGAGCGGGTGCCCGAGTTCGGGCCGCTGCAGACCACCCTGCGCACCAGGGAATCGTCCGCACCTCGATAG
- the rsmA gene encoding 16S rRNA (adenine(1518)-N(6)/adenine(1519)-N(6))-dimethyltransferase RsmA, whose translation MTVTLLGATEIRRLAAELDVTPTKKLGQNFVVDANTVRKIVHAARVQPGERVVEVGPGLGSLTLAILEAGASVTAVEIDHRLAARLPQTAVEHGVPAEMLTVVDADALRITELPGEPTVLVANLPYNVSVPVLLHFLENFSYLERGVVMVQAEVAERLAAKPGSKIYGSPSVKAAWYGEWRLSGTVSRQVFWPVPNVDSLLVGFDRSEGERGSEEERRRTFQIVDAAFNQRRKMLRQALSGMFGSSAAASEVLLAAGVAPTARGEDLTVEDYQRVAQEVARIEDAVVTD comes from the coding sequence ATGACAGTCACCCTGCTCGGCGCCACCGAGATCCGCCGGCTCGCCGCCGAGCTCGATGTCACCCCCACCAAGAAGCTCGGACAGAACTTCGTCGTCGACGCGAACACCGTGCGCAAGATCGTGCACGCGGCGCGTGTGCAGCCGGGGGAGCGGGTCGTCGAGGTCGGACCGGGGCTCGGCTCGCTGACCCTCGCGATCCTCGAGGCCGGAGCATCCGTCACCGCCGTGGAGATCGATCACCGGCTCGCCGCCCGTCTGCCGCAGACCGCGGTCGAGCACGGGGTGCCGGCCGAGATGCTCACCGTCGTCGACGCCGACGCGCTGCGCATCACCGAGCTGCCGGGCGAACCCACCGTCCTCGTGGCAAACCTGCCCTACAACGTCTCGGTCCCCGTGCTGCTGCACTTCCTCGAGAACTTCTCGTACCTCGAGCGCGGTGTCGTGATGGTGCAGGCCGAGGTCGCCGAGCGCCTCGCCGCGAAGCCCGGCTCCAAGATCTACGGCTCTCCGAGCGTCAAGGCCGCCTGGTACGGCGAGTGGAGGCTCTCCGGCACGGTGTCGCGCCAGGTCTTCTGGCCTGTCCCGAACGTCGACAGCCTGCTCGTCGGCTTCGACCGGTCGGAGGGAGAGCGCGGCTCGGAGGAGGAGCGTCGACGCACGTTCCAGATCGTGGATGCCGCCTTCAACCAGCGGCGCAAGATGCTGCGTCAGGCGCTGTCGGGCATGTTCGGCAGCTCTGCCGCGGCGTCCGAGGTGCTGCTCGCTGCCGGGGTCGCTCCGACGGCCCGTGGCGAGGACCTCACGGTCGAGGACTACCAGCGTGTTGCGCAGGAGGTCGCTCGGATCGAAGACGCGGTCGTCACCGACTAA
- a CDS encoding TatD family hydrolase: MTYVQQRDGDGRKDLRYPAAPEPLAVPVYDNHAHLEILDGDEPLSLTEQLDRAAAVGIAGVVQASGDIESSRWAVEAAASDSRVLAAVAIHPNDAPAYAEQERLGGAGLSEAIAVIDELAAHPRTRAIGETGLDFFRTEPERRAPQFESFEAHIALAKKHGIAMQIHDRDAHDAVLETLTRVGAPEKTVFHCFSGDDAMARICADAGYHLSFAGNVTFKNAQNLRDALKVTPLDRILVETDAPFLTPTPLRGRPNAPYLVPITVRFMAAELGLEVDELSAQLAANTLRVYGSFD; encoded by the coding sequence ATGACGTACGTGCAGCAGCGAGACGGCGACGGCCGCAAGGACCTCCGATACCCGGCGGCGCCAGAGCCGCTCGCCGTGCCTGTCTACGACAACCACGCGCACCTCGAGATCCTCGACGGCGATGAGCCGCTGTCGCTGACCGAGCAGCTCGACCGCGCGGCGGCCGTCGGCATCGCGGGCGTCGTGCAGGCCTCGGGCGACATCGAGTCATCCCGCTGGGCGGTCGAGGCCGCGGCATCCGACTCCCGCGTTCTCGCGGCTGTCGCGATCCACCCGAACGACGCGCCCGCGTATGCCGAGCAGGAGCGCCTCGGCGGTGCCGGTCTCAGTGAGGCGATCGCCGTGATCGACGAGCTCGCCGCCCACCCGCGCACCCGCGCGATCGGTGAGACCGGGCTCGACTTCTTCCGCACCGAACCCGAGCGTCGAGCCCCGCAGTTCGAATCGTTCGAGGCGCACATCGCGCTGGCCAAGAAGCACGGCATCGCCATGCAGATCCACGACCGCGACGCGCACGACGCGGTGCTCGAGACGCTGACCCGGGTGGGAGCGCCGGAGAAGACGGTCTTCCACTGCTTCTCGGGCGACGACGCGATGGCCAGGATCTGTGCGGATGCCGGCTACCACCTGTCGTTCGCGGGCAACGTCACGTTCAAGAACGCGCAGAATCTGCGGGATGCCCTGAAGGTGACCCCGCTCGATCGCATCCTCGTCGAGACCGACGCGCCGTTCCTCACACCGACGCCGCTGCGCGGCCGGCCGAACGCCCCCTACCTCGTGCCGATCACGGTGCGGTTCATGGCGGCGGAGCTCGGCCTCGAGGTCGACGAGCTGTCGGCTCAGCTCGCCGCCAACACCCTGCGGGTCTACGGCTCGTTCGACTGA
- the metG gene encoding methionine--tRNA ligase, with protein sequence MPAGESFYITTPIYYPSDVPHIGHGYTSVAVDALARWHRQGGDDTWMLTGTDEHGQKMLRAAAANNVTPQEWVDKLVTEAWFPLLKTLDVANDDFIRTTQERHETNVQTFFQRLYDRGYIYAGEYEALYCVGCEEFKPESEIVDGTGPFEGLKVCAIHSKPLELLQEKNYFFKLSEFQDRLLELYKTQPDFVRPDSARNEVVSFVSQGLKDLSISRSTFDWGIPLPWDESHVIYVWVDALLNYATAVGYGSDEETFDRRWPAYHVVGKDILRFHAVIWPALLMAAGLDVPQGVFAHGWLLVGGEKMSKSKLTGIAPTEITDVFGSDAYRFYFLSAIAFGQDGSFSWEDLSARYQAELANGFGNLASRTIAMIEKYFEGVVPPAAAYTERDLEIQKIVADAASNADAAVEQFRIDEAISSIWTIVDALNGYITENEPWALARDEAQRGRLGTVLYTCAEGLRALAVLLSPVMPQSTEKLWVALGAAESLGRLQDQPIREAGAWGVLRPGTSVNGLAPLFPRVESTA encoded by the coding sequence ATGCCCGCAGGCGAATCGTTCTACATCACCACGCCCATCTACTACCCCTCCGATGTGCCTCACATCGGCCACGGGTACACCTCGGTGGCGGTCGACGCGCTCGCGCGCTGGCACCGTCAGGGCGGCGATGACACGTGGATGCTCACGGGCACCGATGAGCACGGCCAGAAGATGCTCCGCGCTGCGGCGGCGAACAACGTCACCCCGCAGGAGTGGGTCGACAAGCTCGTCACCGAGGCGTGGTTCCCGCTGCTGAAGACCCTCGACGTGGCGAACGACGACTTCATCCGCACCACGCAGGAGCGCCACGAGACCAACGTGCAGACGTTCTTCCAGCGGCTCTACGACCGCGGCTACATCTACGCGGGCGAGTACGAGGCGCTGTACTGCGTGGGCTGCGAGGAGTTCAAGCCCGAGTCCGAGATCGTCGACGGCACCGGTCCCTTCGAGGGGCTCAAGGTCTGCGCGATCCACTCGAAGCCGCTCGAGCTGCTGCAGGAGAAGAACTACTTCTTCAAGCTCAGTGAGTTCCAGGACCGCCTGCTCGAGCTCTACAAGACCCAGCCCGATTTCGTGCGCCCCGATTCGGCGCGCAACGAGGTCGTCTCGTTCGTGAGCCAGGGACTGAAAGACCTCTCGATCTCGCGTTCGACGTTCGACTGGGGCATCCCGCTCCCGTGGGACGAGTCGCACGTCATCTACGTGTGGGTCGATGCGCTGCTCAACTACGCCACGGCCGTCGGCTACGGCTCCGACGAGGAGACGTTCGACCGCCGCTGGCCCGCGTACCACGTGGTCGGAAAAGACATCCTGCGTTTCCACGCGGTGATCTGGCCTGCGCTGCTGATGGCCGCAGGCCTCGACGTGCCCCAGGGCGTCTTCGCGCACGGCTGGCTGCTGGTCGGCGGCGAGAAGATGTCGAAGTCGAAGCTCACCGGCATCGCGCCGACCGAGATCACCGACGTCTTCGGCTCCGACGCGTACCGCTTCTACTTCCTGTCGGCGATCGCGTTCGGCCAGGACGGCTCGTTCTCGTGGGAGGACCTCTCGGCCCGCTACCAGGCCGAGCTCGCGAACGGCTTCGGCAACCTGGCCTCGCGCACCATCGCGATGATCGAGAAGTACTTCGAGGGCGTCGTGCCGCCGGCTGCCGCATACACCGAGCGCGACCTCGAGATCCAGAAGATCGTGGCGGATGCGGCATCGAATGCGGATGCCGCCGTCGAGCAGTTCCGCATCGACGAGGCCATCTCGTCGATCTGGACGATCGTCGACGCACTGAACGGATACATCACCGAGAACGAGCCCTGGGCGCTGGCCCGCGACGAGGCTCAGCGCGGTCGCCTCGGCACCGTGCTGTACACGTGCGCCGAGGGCCTGCGCGCCCTCGCCGTGCTGCTCTCGCCGGTGATGCCGCAGTCGACCGAGAAGCTGTGGGTCGCGCTCGGCGCCGCCGAGAGCCTCGGCCGCCTGCAGGACCAGCCGATCCGCGAGGCGGGCGCCTGGGGCGTGCTGCGCCCGGGCACGAGCGTCAACGGTCTCGCGCCGCTCTTCCCGCGCGTGGAGTCCACCGCCTGA
- a CDS encoding 4-(cytidine 5'-diphospho)-2-C-methyl-D-erythritol kinase — protein sequence MSFAAPADSVHVRAPGKINVYLGVGGRHDDGYHALATVFQAVSLYEDVIARHADDFSITVSGVDDLDSVPLDDRNLAMRAAKLLASAAGYEGGVALEIRKSVPVAGGMGGGSADAAAALVACDALWGTGFSTARLHELGARLGADVPFALHGGTAVGTGRGDQLNPALARGRFDWVLVPSDEGLSTPVVYARLDALRDDEGALADDPPLSLEVPAPVLQALRSGDPDLLAESIYNDLQEAALYERPELETTILRGIHAGALQGIVSGSGPTVALLCASPEGAQEVQSLLREHGLESLHVHGPVQGARIIS from the coding sequence ATGAGCTTCGCCGCCCCCGCCGATTCCGTGCACGTCCGCGCGCCCGGGAAGATCAACGTCTATCTCGGCGTGGGCGGCCGTCACGACGACGGGTATCACGCGCTCGCGACCGTCTTCCAGGCGGTGTCGCTGTACGAGGACGTCATCGCGCGGCATGCCGACGACTTCTCGATCACGGTGTCGGGCGTCGACGACCTCGACTCCGTACCGCTGGACGACCGGAACCTCGCCATGCGGGCGGCGAAGCTGCTCGCGTCGGCTGCCGGCTACGAGGGCGGGGTCGCGCTCGAGATCCGCAAGAGCGTGCCGGTCGCCGGGGGCATGGGCGGAGGCTCGGCGGATGCCGCTGCGGCCCTCGTCGCGTGCGATGCGCTGTGGGGTACCGGCTTCTCGACCGCACGGCTGCACGAGCTCGGTGCCCGTCTCGGCGCTGACGTGCCGTTCGCACTTCACGGCGGCACGGCGGTGGGGACCGGCAGGGGAGACCAGCTGAACCCGGCGCTCGCTCGCGGCCGCTTCGACTGGGTGCTCGTCCCGAGCGATGAGGGGCTCTCGACGCCGGTGGTCTATGCCCGGCTCGACGCCCTGCGCGACGACGAGGGCGCTCTCGCCGACGATCCGCCCCTCTCCCTGGAAGTGCCGGCGCCCGTGCTCCAGGCGCTGCGTTCGGGAGACCCTGATCTGCTGGCCGAGAGCATCTACAACGATCTGCAGGAGGCCGCTCTGTACGAGCGCCCTGAACTGGAGACGACCATCCTGCGCGGCATCCACGCCGGAGCGCTGCAGGGGATCGTGTCGGGCTCCGGTCCCACGGTCGCTCTGCTGTGCGCGAGCCCCGAGGGCGCCCAGGAGGTGCAGTCGCTGCTGCGCGAGCACGGCCTCGAGTCTCTTCACGTGCACGGCCCGGTGCAGGGCGCGCGCATCATCTCCTGA
- the mmsB gene encoding multiple monosaccharide ABC transporter permease translates to MTTDLTTTKRGFHFGDIRKMFGSNGTSSLRQFGILGSLIVIIVLFEILTLLRNGPNGATLTSGNLINVINQYSFILILAIGMVMVIIMGHIDLSVGSVAAFTGIIVAKSMAEWNLPWPLAIVLGLGVGALVGAWQGFWVAYVGVPAFIVTLAGMLFFRGAQQWIGDAQTIPVPKGFQIIGTGYLPEVGLPLPFNVPTMILALVAVAWLIFWEIRTRRVQHKMGSDSAPVWVSVVKVVLLSVVVLVAAWMFATGRPGTSFPVPGLILLALVIIYSFLTRNTVFGRHIYAVGGNRQAARLSGVKDRWVDFFVMMNMSMMAALAGMIFVARSQASGPNDGTGWELDAIASVFIGGAAVAGGIGTVIGSIIGGLVMAFLNNGLALLGQGADVVSMIKGLVLLLAVGIDVWNKQQGRPSLIGFMTRRSGRKSDPEATATFEPNRTYQAPPVDKTRAE, encoded by the coding sequence ATGACCACCGACCTCACGACAACGAAGCGTGGCTTCCACTTCGGCGACATCCGCAAGATGTTCGGAAGCAACGGCACCTCGTCGCTGCGCCAGTTCGGCATCCTGGGCAGCCTCATCGTCATCATCGTCCTCTTCGAGATCCTGACGCTGCTGCGCAACGGTCCGAACGGGGCCACGCTGACGTCGGGCAACCTGATCAACGTCATCAACCAGTACTCGTTCATCCTGATCCTCGCGATCGGCATGGTGATGGTGATCATCATGGGACACATCGACCTCTCCGTCGGTTCGGTGGCCGCGTTCACCGGCATCATCGTCGCGAAGTCGATGGCCGAATGGAACCTCCCCTGGCCGCTCGCGATCGTGCTGGGTCTCGGTGTCGGCGCCCTGGTGGGTGCATGGCAGGGGTTCTGGGTCGCGTACGTCGGGGTCCCCGCGTTCATCGTGACGCTGGCCGGAATGCTCTTCTTCCGCGGCGCTCAGCAGTGGATCGGTGACGCGCAGACGATCCCGGTGCCCAAGGGATTCCAGATCATCGGCACGGGCTACCTGCCGGAGGTGGGGCTTCCCCTCCCGTTCAACGTCCCGACGATGATCCTCGCGCTCGTCGCGGTGGCATGGCTGATCTTCTGGGAGATCCGCACCCGTCGCGTGCAGCACAAGATGGGCTCCGACAGCGCACCCGTGTGGGTCAGCGTCGTCAAGGTCGTGCTGCTCTCCGTGGTCGTCCTCGTGGCCGCATGGATGTTCGCGACCGGACGCCCCGGCACGAGCTTCCCGGTTCCGGGTCTGATCCTGCTCGCGCTCGTCATCATCTACTCGTTCCTCACGCGCAACACCGTGTTCGGTCGTCACATCTACGCCGTCGGTGGCAACCGCCAGGCCGCGCGCCTGTCGGGTGTCAAGGACCGCTGGGTCGACTTCTTCGTCATGATGAACATGTCGATGATGGCCGCTCTCGCGGGCATGATCTTCGTGGCCCGCTCGCAGGCGTCCGGCCCGAACGACGGCACCGGCTGGGAGCTGGATGCCATCGCCTCGGTGTTCATCGGTGGCGCCGCCGTCGCCGGTGGTATCGGTACCGTGATCGGATCGATCATCGGTGGTCTCGTCATGGCCTTCCTCAACAACGGCCTCGCACTGCTCGGACAGGGCGCCGACGTCGTCTCGATGATCAAGGGCCTCGTGCTCCTGCTCGCGGTCGGCATCGACGTCTGGAACAAGCAGCAGGGCCGTCCGTCGCTCATCGGATTCATGACCCGTCGCTCGGGTCGCAAGAGTGACCCGGAGGCCACCGCGACCTTCGAACCCAACAGGACTTACCAAGCCCCACCCGTCGACAAGACACGGGCCGAGTAA
- a CDS encoding aldo/keto reductase: MTDSPRFRPNIPELHRPYAADESRYEQFEYRQVGTSGLFLPPISLGLWWNFGDNIPLDNQRELLRHAFDRGITHFDLANNYGPPYGSAEKNFGRIFAEDFRPYRDELIISSKAGWDMWPGPYGDFASRKYILASAEQSLTRMGLDYVDIFYSHRADPVTPVAETVAALDTLVRQGKALYVGISSYSAERTAEAVAVATELGTPLVIHQPAYSILNRWVEDGLTETLEQAGVGAIAFTPLAQGLLTDKYLGDGTASRAQKRGSLPEAPLSDAAVETLRSLNEIAKERGQSLAQLAIQWTLRNPVVASALVGASRPAQLDENIAAVDGPAFTADQLTRIDEAAGSIDVDLWASSTEL; this comes from the coding sequence GTGACCGACTCTCCTCGCTTCCGTCCGAACATCCCCGAGCTGCACCGCCCGTATGCGGCCGACGAGAGCCGCTACGAGCAGTTCGAGTATCGCCAGGTGGGCACCTCAGGGCTCTTCCTGCCGCCGATCTCGCTCGGGCTGTGGTGGAACTTCGGCGACAACATCCCGCTCGACAACCAGCGCGAGCTGCTGCGTCACGCGTTCGACCGCGGCATCACGCACTTCGACCTGGCGAACAACTACGGTCCGCCGTACGGCTCGGCCGAGAAGAACTTCGGGCGGATCTTCGCCGAGGACTTCCGCCCCTACCGCGACGAGCTGATCATCTCGTCGAAGGCCGGCTGGGACATGTGGCCCGGTCCCTACGGAGACTTCGCGAGCCGCAAGTACATCCTCGCGAGCGCCGAGCAGTCGCTGACCCGCATGGGTCTCGACTACGTCGACATCTTCTATTCGCACCGCGCCGACCCCGTGACCCCGGTCGCCGAGACGGTCGCCGCGCTCGACACGCTCGTGCGCCAGGGCAAGGCCCTCTACGTCGGCATCTCGTCGTACAGCGCCGAGCGCACGGCCGAGGCCGTCGCTGTGGCCACCGAGCTCGGCACGCCGCTGGTGATCCACCAGCCCGCGTACTCGATCCTCAACCGCTGGGTCGAAGACGGGCTCACCGAGACGCTCGAGCAGGCGGGGGTGGGCGCGATCGCGTTCACGCCGCTCGCGCAGGGCCTGCTCACCGACAAGTACCTCGGAGACGGCACCGCATCGCGCGCACAGAAGCGCGGCTCGCTGCCGGAGGCGCCACTGTCGGATGCCGCGGTCGAGACGCTCCGGTCACTGAACGAGATCGCGAAGGAGCGCGGACAGTCGCTCGCGCAGCTGGCGATCCAGTGGACGCTGCGAAACCCCGTGGTGGCCTCTGCGCTGGTCGGCGCCTCGCGCCCCGCGCAGCTCGACGAGAACATCGCCGCGGTCGACGGCCCGGCCTTCACGGCCGACCAGCTCACCCGCATCGATGAGGCCGCAGGCTCCATCGACGTCGACCTGTGGGCGTCGTCGACGGAGCTGTGA